CAGAGCTGCTCGCCGCGACGCCGATGTCCGGCACTCTGGACGCCGACCCCGCAGGTCCCGCGCTGATCGCGTTCACCTCGGGGACGACGCGAGACCCCAAGGGGGTCATCCACAGTCACCAGACCCTGAGCTGCGAGACCCGCCAGCTGCTCGCGAACTACCCGCCCGACCGCGGTCGCCAGCTGACCGCGACACCGGTCGGCCACTTCATCGGCATGGTGGGAGCGTTCCTGATCCCGGTGCTCGAAGGGTCGCCCATCGACCTGTGTGACGTATGGGATCCCGTGAAGGTCCTCCGGCTCATGGAGCGCGACGGACTGTCGATCGGCGGTGGGCCACCGTATTTCGTCACGAGCCTGCTCGACCATCCCGAGTTCGCCGACAAACATCTGGCCCGCATCACCACCGTCGGGCTCGGTGGATCCACGGTGCCCGCAGCGGTCACGCGCCGTCTCGCCGATCTGGGCATCTTCGTATACCGGTCGTACGGCAGCACCGAACATCCGTCGATCACCGGGTCAACGCCGTCGGCCCCGGAGCACAAGCGCCTCTTCACCGACGGCAACCCGCGTCCCGGTGTGGAGATCCGGCTCGGCCCCGACGGTGAGATCTTCAGCCGCGGGCCGGATCTGTGTCTCGGGTACACCGACGATGCGTTGACTGCCAAGGCTTTTGACGCCGACGGCTGGTACCGCACCGGCGATGTGGGTCACCTCGACGGCGACGGGTACCTCACCATCACCGACCGTACGGCCGACCTGATCATCCGCGGCGGCGAGAACATCAGCGCGCTCGAGGTCGAGGAGGTGCTTCTCGGGATGCCCGCGGTGATCGAGGCGATCGCGGTGGCGGCTCCGGATGCGCGCCTGGGGGAACGCGTCGCGGCGGTACTGCGAACCCGGGCCGGTTCGCCGATGCCCACCCTCGACGAGGTCCGGGCGCACTTCGAGCGCGTCGGGGTGGCACGGCAGAAATGGCCGGAGGAACTTCACCACGTCCCGGACGGTGCGGACTTCCCCCGCACCGCGAGCGGCAAGGTGCAGAAATACCGCGTGCGCCAGGCTGTCCAGGATCCGGCGGCGGCGATGGACATTGCGACATCCACAAACTGAGAATATGATTCTCGCGATAGGAAAAGGAGTGTTCCATGGGGCAACTGTCGCATCGAGTCGACATACCGTTTCCGCTGTTCGACGCGGACAACCATCTGTACGAGCCACCGGAGGCGATGACCAAGTACCTCCCCAAGGAGTACAAGGACGTCGTCCAGTACGTCGAGGTCAACGGCCGCACCAAGATCGCGATCAAGGGCCATATCAGCAACTACATCCCGAACCCCACGTTCTCGGTGGTCGCGAAGCCGGGTGCCTGGGAGGAGTACTTCAAGTTCGG
This genomic window from Mycolicibacterium goodii contains:
- a CDS encoding AMP-binding protein; this encodes MRDIPVELIKRYVEEGWWTPQTLGQMLADGLAAGSDVTFCVHSDVRPYAGTFGEVETLARRLAAGLRARGVGPGDVIAFQLPNWMEAAAVFWASAFLGAVTVPIVHFYGRKELGHILSTAEPKVFLTTERFGRMSFQPDLCSAVPIVGLVGESSFAELLAATPMSGTLDADPAGPALIAFTSGTTRDPKGVIHSHQTLSCETRQLLANYPPDRGRQLTATPVGHFIGMVGAFLIPVLEGSPIDLCDVWDPVKVLRLMERDGLSIGGGPPYFVTSLLDHPEFADKHLARITTVGLGGSTVPAAVTRRLADLGIFVYRSYGSTEHPSITGSTPSAPEHKRLFTDGNPRPGVEIRLGPDGEIFSRGPDLCLGYTDDALTAKAFDADGWYRTGDVGHLDGDGYLTITDRTADLIIRGGENISALEVEEVLLGMPAVIEAIAVAAPDARLGERVAAVLRTRAGSPMPTLDEVRAHFERVGVARQKWPEELHHVPDGADFPRTASGKVQKYRVRQAVQDPAAAMDIATSTN